The following proteins are encoded in a genomic region of Bacillus sp. FJAT-22090:
- the pxpB gene encoding 5-oxoprolinase subunit PxpB codes for MPNSYSDCIIKPLGDSALIVQLGEGIDSAIHQKVKNLSELLANSPFEGLTEFVPAYNNITVYYNPYIVHTSQKSDLNSFEFVSIHMKNLVKKMTKNKNESARVISIPVCYGGEYGPDLNTVAQYHNISPEEVIRIHSESECLVYMLGFAPGFPFMGGMDERIATPRKETPRLSIRPGSVGIAGKQTGIYPLETPGGWQIIGRTPLDLFLPQMSPPTLLQAGDIIRFVPISSSDYLNYKELKK; via the coding sequence ATGCCTAATTCCTATTCTGATTGCATTATAAAACCATTGGGAGATTCCGCATTAATTGTACAGCTCGGAGAAGGTATAGATAGTGCTATTCATCAAAAAGTTAAAAATCTATCCGAACTACTAGCTAATAGTCCATTTGAAGGATTAACAGAATTTGTTCCAGCTTATAACAATATAACGGTGTATTATAATCCATATATTGTTCATACTTCCCAGAAAAGTGACTTAAATTCCTTTGAATTTGTTTCTATTCATATGAAAAATTTAGTAAAAAAAATGACGAAAAATAAAAACGAGTCTGCTAGGGTAATTTCTATCCCTGTTTGTTACGGAGGAGAATATGGACCCGATTTAAATACAGTCGCTCAATATCACAACATTTCACCAGAGGAAGTTATTCGCATTCATTCAGAGAGTGAATGTTTAGTTTACATGCTCGGTTTTGCACCGGGTTTTCCTTTTATGGGTGGAATGGATGAACGTATAGCTACACCTAGAAAGGAAACTCCTAGATTGTCAATAAGACCCGGTTCAGTTGGAATAGCAGGTAAACAAACCGGTATTTATCCACTAGAGACTCCTGGTGGATGGCAAATCATTGGACGCACCCCGCTAGATTTGTTTCTACCTCAAATGTCCCCCCCTACCTTATTGCAAGCTGGTGATATTATCCGCTTTGTGCCGATTTCTTCCAGTGATTATTTAAATTATAAGGAGTTGAAGAAATGA
- a CDS encoding biotin-dependent carboxyltransferase family protein, with product MSIRVLHSGLLTTIQDIGRYGSQKFGVIVSGAMDSYSLRLANLLVGNKENEATLEITLFGTTLQFDEDTLISITGGDFLPTIDGKKVLSWRPILIKKNSVLKFNSAIKGSRAYVAFAGGIDIPEIMESKSTYLRANIGGFKGRALQKGDIFSVGEVSEIAEKLIEQLKNSDATWSVDFNNLIRFEQNQYIRVLKGTEFNRFDQKSQNIFFEKPYTLTVQSDRMGYRLDGPTLSLAENFELLSEGVTFGTVQIPSNGQPIILMADRQTTGGYPKIAQVITADLPSLAQIQPTGTIRFKEVTLAEAENEIFKNEQLIKNIKNAIHYKIVSN from the coding sequence ATGAGCATACGAGTGTTGCATTCCGGACTATTAACTACGATTCAAGACATAGGCCGTTATGGATCGCAAAAGTTTGGAGTTATAGTCAGTGGTGCGATGGATAGCTATTCTTTAAGACTGGCAAATCTTTTAGTTGGAAATAAAGAAAATGAAGCCACACTTGAAATTACTTTATTTGGGACAACGCTTCAATTTGATGAAGATACCTTAATTTCAATAACTGGAGGAGATTTTCTCCCTACGATTGACGGAAAAAAAGTTCTGTCGTGGCGACCAATCTTAATAAAGAAAAATTCTGTCTTAAAATTCAATTCAGCTATAAAAGGAAGTAGAGCATACGTTGCTTTTGCAGGTGGAATAGATATCCCGGAAATTATGGAGAGTAAAAGTACCTATTTACGTGCAAATATTGGTGGCTTTAAAGGAAGAGCGTTGCAAAAAGGAGATATTTTTTCAGTAGGAGAAGTAAGTGAAATTGCCGAAAAGCTTATTGAACAGTTGAAAAACAGTGATGCAACTTGGTCTGTAGACTTTAATAATTTGATAAGATTTGAACAGAATCAGTATATTCGAGTGCTAAAAGGAACTGAATTTAACCGTTTTGATCAGAAAAGCCAAAACATTTTTTTCGAAAAACCTTATACCCTTACAGTCCAATCCGATCGAATGGGATACCGATTAGATGGTCCTACCCTATCATTAGCTGAAAATTTCGAGCTCTTATCTGAAGGAGTTACCTTTGGAACTGTCCAGATCCCATCAAATGGACAACCAATTATCCTGATGGCAGACCGTCAAACTACTGGGGGCTATCCTAAAATAGCACAAGTGATAACTGCTGACTTACCAAGTCTCGCTCAGATTCAACCAACCGGAACAATACGCTTTAAGGAAGTCACGCTCGCTGAAGCTGAAAATGAAATATTTAAAAATGAGCAGCTAATAAAAAATATAAAAAATGCAATCCATTATAAAATAGTTAGTAATTAA
- a CDS encoding IclR family transcriptional regulator produces the protein MKNKTVVRSMDILNLFIDHAALTFQEIIELSKIPKSSVYRMLISLEEMGFVVKGADSKYRLGLLFLTYGNLVSSRLDIRQIAYPIMQELHNELKEAINLIIRQGDEAIYIEKVDVYQKVRLYTAIGRRSPLYAGACSRVILSFLEDDEINSYLENVELKSFAMGTITDKEILLESIKNARTNGYTISHSELEDHTSAIAAPIFNNKGEIIGGISIAGIEANYQKDQVDFFAKKAIDAANIISERLGFVNKNPLFQT, from the coding sequence ATGAAAAATAAAACAGTAGTTCGTTCGATGGATATTTTAAATTTATTTATTGATCATGCGGCTTTGACATTTCAAGAAATAATTGAACTTTCGAAGATTCCTAAATCATCCGTTTATCGAATGTTAATATCTTTAGAGGAAATGGGTTTTGTCGTAAAAGGCGCTGATTCTAAATATCGGTTAGGTCTCCTCTTTCTTACTTATGGAAATCTCGTTTCTTCAAGATTGGATATACGACAAATCGCATATCCTATCATGCAAGAATTACATAATGAATTAAAAGAAGCGATTAATTTAATTATACGGCAAGGTGACGAAGCTATTTACATTGAAAAAGTAGATGTATACCAAAAAGTTCGATTATACACTGCTATTGGAAGAAGAAGTCCTTTGTATGCTGGAGCTTGTTCAAGAGTCATTTTATCTTTTTTAGAAGATGATGAAATCAATTCTTATTTAGAAAATGTAGAATTAAAGTCTTTTGCTATGGGAACAATTACTGATAAAGAGATTTTATTAGAGAGTATAAAAAATGCAAGAACAAATGGTTATACGATTAGTCATTCCGAATTAGAAGATCATACCTCAGCTATTGCTGCTCCTATTTTCAACAATAAAGGAGAAATCATAGGTGGAATTAGTATAGCTGGAATTGAAGCAAACTATCAAAAAGATCAGGTCGATTTCTTTGCAAAAAAAGCAATAGATGCTGCGAATATAATTTCTGAAAGATTAGGCTTTGTAAATAAAAATCCTCTATTCCAAACGTGA
- a CDS encoding DMT family transporter, giving the protein MSKVFTKSTMALLVLILVWGASWPIYKLALPYTPPLLFSGMRATIGGVLLGVLLLKRIDKINWRENWKLYCISALFNTTLFFGIQTVGLNYLPGGLFSILVYFQPVLLGLFAWIWLGEFMTPVKIIGLLIGFLGILMVSLDGLTFHVSIIGVVLGIVTAICWAFGVIYVKSIRDRVDAYWMVSLQCIIGGAVLLGTGTYFESWSEIQWNSTYIFGLSYGAIFGIPISYIIYYKLINEGEASKVGSYTFLVPIIAVFIGAVFLDEPITYLLIIGLIMVGASIFIVNFRSKKKLINFVKE; this is encoded by the coding sequence TTGAGTAAGGTATTTACGAAATCGACGATGGCACTATTAGTGCTTATTTTAGTGTGGGGTGCTAGCTGGCCAATTTATAAATTAGCGTTACCTTACACACCTCCGTTGCTATTTTCCGGAATGCGAGCAACGATTGGTGGGGTTTTGTTAGGAGTCCTATTGTTGAAGAGGATAGATAAAATTAATTGGCGGGAAAATTGGAAGTTGTATTGTATTTCGGCTTTATTTAATACAACATTATTTTTTGGAATACAAACAGTAGGGTTAAATTATTTACCTGGAGGCTTGTTTTCGATACTTGTTTATTTTCAACCAGTGTTATTAGGTTTGTTCGCATGGATTTGGTTAGGGGAATTTATGACCCCAGTTAAAATTATTGGTCTCTTGATAGGATTCCTAGGAATATTAATGGTTAGTTTAGATGGGTTAACTTTTCATGTGTCCATAATTGGGGTTGTTCTTGGGATAGTCACAGCAATATGTTGGGCATTTGGTGTGATTTACGTTAAAAGTATAAGGGATAGAGTAGATGCTTACTGGATGGTTTCCTTACAATGTATCATTGGGGGAGCGGTTCTTCTTGGAACAGGGACATACTTTGAAAGTTGGTCTGAAATTCAGTGGAATAGTACATACATATTTGGTTTAAGCTATGGCGCAATTTTTGGGATTCCTATTTCTTATATTATCTACTACAAGTTGATTAATGAAGGAGAAGCAAGCAAAGTAGGCTCATATACATTTCTTGTACCAATTATTGCTGTCTTTATAGGTGCTGTTTTCCTAGATGAACCAATTACCTACTTGCTTATTATTGGATTAATCATGGTTGGTGCTAGTATTTTTATCGTTAATTTTAGAAGTAAAAAGAAGCTTATTAATTTTGTTAAAGAATAA
- a CDS encoding NADPH-dependent FMN reductase, translating to MAIKVAAIIGSNRKESYNLKLVEYMKKRYADKLDIEVVLINDVEMFSADIEENPPKGAMDFKMKVRNAEAVLFAVPEYNFSIPGVLKNAIDWMSRSGHDLKDKPTFIVGSSMGVLGSVRAQLHLREIISNPTLQPKLLPGNEVYIGAIHTKLNEQNEITDQGTSDFLDSVVNNFVEFYNKVK from the coding sequence ATGGCAATTAAAGTGGCAGCAATAATAGGTAGTAACAGAAAAGAATCTTATAACTTAAAACTAGTGGAGTACATGAAAAAACGCTACGCAGACAAATTAGACATTGAAGTCGTATTAATCAACGATGTAGAGATGTTTAGTGCTGATATTGAAGAGAATCCTCCCAAAGGGGCAATGGATTTCAAAATGAAAGTTCGTAATGCGGAAGCGGTGCTATTCGCAGTACCTGAATATAACTTTTCAATCCCAGGAGTTTTGAAAAATGCAATTGATTGGATGTCTCGTAGCGGACATGACCTAAAAGATAAACCAACTTTTATCGTAGGTTCTTCTATGGGCGTACTTGGTAGTGTTCGTGCTCAATTGCATTTAAGAGAAATCATCTCTAATCCAACATTACAACCAAAACTACTTCCTGGAAATGAAGTATACATTGGTGCAATTCATACAAAATTGAATGAACAAAATGAAATTACTGACCAAGGTACAAGTGATTTCCTTGATTCCGTAGTTAACAATTTTGTTGAATTTTACAATAAAGTTAAATAA
- a CDS encoding YfcC family protein: protein MAKIIEKGNLNSNVKSKLTNEISIDAFVLMFCVILIVAVLTYIFPAGQYDRVEVDGRQVVDPSTFHFVENAPVGFFDIFSNVHVGMTEAAPIILFVLLFGGALGIIQMTGALNSFIQIVSLKYSSKEKLLIPIMVLVFSLLGTLIGSAEDSLVYLAILVPMTISLGFDALTGFAIVMLGIMVGFLTGITNPFNVGVAQGIAELPIYSGIELRIALFVVMYLATVLYIYRHAMKVKKNPELGVFGKYTRQSTDTIEENFKLSMRHKISLYALLLNFIILMYGVIKLQWYISEIAGIFLLFGIIIGFICKLSPSDMSKGFIDGAKEMISGALIIGVAQTILVIVRDGLLLDSILYYSSSLIGNLPPAINALGMFFTQMCMNFIVPSGSGQAALTMPIMTPLGDLIGVTRQTAVLAFQTGDGISNLIFPTSGVLIAALALNGIPYTKWLKWVFPFIGILIAISICFLMFAQFTNYGPF, encoded by the coding sequence TTGGCAAAAATCATAGAAAAAGGAAATTTAAACTCAAATGTAAAAAGTAAATTAACGAATGAAATATCTATCGATGCATTTGTACTAATGTTTTGTGTAATATTAATAGTGGCTGTATTAACGTATATTTTTCCTGCTGGACAATACGATCGAGTGGAAGTAGATGGACGACAAGTAGTGGACCCTTCCACATTTCATTTTGTTGAAAATGCACCTGTTGGTTTTTTTGATATATTTAGTAATGTTCATGTTGGTATGACTGAAGCCGCGCCTATTATACTTTTTGTACTACTATTTGGTGGAGCACTTGGAATAATACAAATGACTGGTGCATTAAATTCTTTTATTCAAATAGTATCCTTGAAATATTCTTCTAAAGAAAAATTGCTTATACCAATTATGGTTTTAGTATTTTCTTTGTTAGGCACTTTAATTGGTTCCGCTGAAGATTCTCTTGTTTATTTAGCAATCCTTGTACCTATGACTATTTCTTTAGGATTTGATGCGCTTACTGGATTTGCTATAGTCATGCTTGGTATTATGGTCGGTTTTCTTACAGGTATTACAAATCCATTTAACGTAGGTGTGGCTCAAGGTATAGCTGAGCTTCCAATATACTCAGGTATTGAGCTGAGAATTGCACTATTTGTAGTAATGTATCTAGCAACAGTTTTATATATCTACCGTCATGCAATGAAAGTTAAAAAGAACCCGGAGTTAGGTGTGTTTGGAAAATATACTAGACAATCCACTGATACCATTGAAGAAAATTTCAAACTTTCTATGAGACATAAAATCTCTTTGTATGCTTTGCTTTTAAACTTCATTATTCTAATGTATGGGGTTATCAAACTTCAATGGTATATTTCAGAAATCGCTGGGATATTCTTGTTATTTGGGATTATTATAGGTTTTATTTGTAAGCTCTCCCCCAGCGATATGTCTAAAGGATTTATTGATGGTGCAAAGGAAATGATTTCTGGGGCTTTAATTATTGGAGTCGCTCAAACTATTTTAGTAATCGTACGTGATGGTTTGCTGTTAGACTCTATTTTATATTATTCGTCAAGTCTAATTGGGAATCTCCCTCCTGCTATTAACGCACTTGGTATGTTCTTTACCCAAATGTGTATGAATTTTATCGTTCCATCTGGAAGTGGACAAGCAGCACTGACGATGCCTATTATGACACCTCTGGGAGATTTGATTGGTGTTACAAGACAAACAGCCGTGCTTGCCTTTCAAACTGGAGACGGTATTTCCAATCTCATTTTCCCAACATCAGGTGTTTTAATAGCAGCACTAGCTTTAAATGGTATCCCCTATACGAAATGGCTAAAATGGGTCTTCCCGTTCATCGGAATATTAATAGCAATTTCCATTTGCTTTTTAATGTTCGCACAATTCACGAATTATGGTCCATTCTAA
- a CDS encoding amidohydrolase → MTIKETTIKEEVIKWRRQLHENPELGFEEVETSNYIYQLLQSFSGLEISRPTKTSVLAVLKGLKPSASPLTIAFRADIDALPIVEEADVPFKSKKEGVMHACGHDTHTAMLLGAAKVLSSKREEISGEIRFIFQHAEEVSPGGALGLVDVGVVDNVDHIFALHVDPFVKSGTITMKDDVLCAAIDDFEITIIGKGGHASMPEKSIDPIAIGAEVVSNLHQITARKISALNVPVLSVVVFQSGNVLNVIPETAYIGGTLRSLDSVSREEAKKYVNQIVKGISEAHGASFKINWMEGYDPVINDKESVTISRKAAIEVFGHENVIHIDKPFFGGEDFSAYLRKSPGSMQFLGIYNEELGNNYPLHHPKFMVDEEALQYGTEYFVKIAEHLCMK, encoded by the coding sequence ATGACAATAAAGGAAACAACAATTAAAGAAGAAGTAATTAAATGGAGAAGGCAACTTCATGAGAATCCTGAGCTCGGTTTTGAAGAAGTGGAAACATCAAATTACATTTATCAACTTTTGCAATCATTTTCTGGTTTAGAAATATCAAGGCCAACTAAAACAAGTGTGCTAGCAGTACTTAAAGGATTAAAGCCTTCTGCCTCCCCTCTTACTATTGCTTTTCGAGCAGATATCGACGCACTTCCGATAGTAGAAGAAGCAGACGTTCCTTTTAAATCCAAAAAAGAGGGTGTCATGCATGCATGTGGACACGATACACATACTGCCATGTTACTTGGTGCAGCAAAAGTACTTTCCTCCAAAAGAGAAGAAATTAGTGGAGAAATTCGTTTCATCTTCCAACACGCAGAAGAAGTAAGCCCTGGAGGAGCGTTAGGACTAGTAGATGTAGGTGTCGTTGACAATGTTGACCATATATTTGCATTACATGTGGATCCATTCGTTAAATCAGGTACGATTACAATGAAGGATGATGTCTTATGTGCAGCAATTGACGATTTTGAAATTACCATAATAGGTAAAGGGGGACACGCATCAATGCCCGAAAAATCTATAGATCCAATTGCAATTGGAGCAGAAGTAGTTTCCAATCTCCATCAAATAACAGCTAGAAAAATTTCAGCATTAAATGTTCCTGTTTTATCTGTTGTTGTTTTTCAAAGCGGCAATGTACTAAATGTTATACCAGAAACTGCCTATATCGGGGGAACACTTCGCTCCCTTGATAGTGTGAGCAGAGAAGAAGCAAAAAAGTATGTCAATCAGATAGTTAAAGGAATCTCAGAAGCACACGGAGCATCATTTAAGATTAATTGGATGGAAGGATACGATCCTGTTATTAACGATAAAGAAAGTGTTACGATTTCAAGAAAAGCTGCTATTGAAGTATTTGGGCACGAAAATGTCATTCATATAGATAAACCTTTCTTTGGTGGAGAAGATTTCTCAGCGTATCTACGTAAAAGTCCTGGCTCTATGCAATTTCTTGGTATTTACAATGAAGAACTCGGAAACAACTACCCTCTTCATCATCCAAAGTTCATGGTAGATGAAGAAGCTCTACAGTATGGTACAGAGTATTTCGTTAAAATAGCTGAACACCTATGTATGAAGTAA
- the ilvA gene encoding threonine ammonia-lyase IlvA, giving the protein MQATGTKTIQVENVLIAHHFLKDVVIHTPLQKNEYLSEKYNCTVYFKREDLQHVRSFKLRGAYYKIKTIENDAREKGVVCASAGNHAQGVAYACAHLQITAKIFMPLTTPKQKIDQVRMFGREYVEIILAGDTFDDSATNAIAFAEAENRIFIHPFDDREIISGQGTVAVEIMNDMEEPIDFVFGSIGGGGLISGVSTYIKNISPKTKIIGVEPAGAGSMKAALEKNGPVALESIDKFVDGAAVKCVGNLNYDVCQKYVDDIVLVPEGKVCTTILDLYNKHAIIAEPAGALPVTALDLYQDQIKGKTVVCIISGGNNDIGRMQEIKEKSLMHEGLLYYFIVNFPQRAGALRQFLDKVLGPDDDITTFEYTKKNNKESGPALVGIELKNSSDYNGLISRLSENGFSYKEVNKDSTLFELLI; this is encoded by the coding sequence ATGCAAGCAACAGGTACGAAAACCATTCAAGTAGAAAATGTGCTAATAGCACATCATTTTTTGAAAGATGTAGTTATTCATACACCTTTACAAAAAAATGAGTATTTATCTGAAAAATATAATTGCACAGTATATTTCAAAAGAGAAGATTTGCAGCATGTTCGCTCATTTAAACTCCGTGGAGCTTACTATAAGATTAAAACAATTGAGAATGATGCAAGGGAAAAAGGAGTCGTGTGTGCAAGCGCGGGTAATCATGCTCAAGGAGTAGCTTATGCATGTGCACATTTGCAAATTACCGCAAAGATTTTCATGCCTCTTACTACACCAAAACAAAAAATCGACCAAGTGAGAATGTTTGGTCGTGAATATGTTGAAATAATTCTCGCAGGTGATACTTTTGATGACTCTGCTACTAATGCTATCGCTTTTGCTGAAGCTGAGAACCGGATTTTTATCCACCCATTTGATGACCGAGAAATTATTTCTGGGCAAGGTACTGTAGCTGTGGAAATAATGAATGACATGGAAGAACCAATTGACTTTGTTTTCGGAAGTATTGGTGGTGGAGGATTAATATCTGGAGTTTCTACTTATATAAAGAACATATCACCAAAAACTAAAATTATTGGAGTCGAACCAGCTGGGGCAGGTAGCATGAAAGCTGCTTTAGAAAAAAATGGACCAGTAGCTTTAGAATCTATTGATAAATTTGTAGATGGTGCTGCAGTAAAATGTGTTGGTAATCTCAATTATGATGTATGCCAAAAATATGTAGATGATATCGTTCTCGTTCCAGAAGGCAAAGTTTGTACAACCATTTTAGATTTGTATAATAAACACGCAATCATTGCAGAACCTGCAGGAGCACTTCCTGTGACCGCTCTCGACTTATATCAAGACCAAATAAAAGGAAAAACTGTTGTATGCATTATCAGTGGTGGAAATAACGATATTGGTAGAATGCAAGAAATTAAAGAAAAGTCATTAATGCATGAAGGCCTACTTTATTACTTTATTGTAAACTTCCCTCAACGTGCTGGGGCATTAAGACAGTTTTTAGATAAAGTACTTGGACCGGACGACGATATTACGACATTTGAGTATACAAAGAAGAACAATAAAGAAAGCGGACCAGCGCTTGTAGGAATTGAATTGAAAAATAGCTCAGACTATAATGGTCTTATTTCTCGTCTAAGTGAGAATGGCTTCTCTTATAAAGAAGTGAATAAAGACAGTACTCTCTTTGAGCTTTTAATATAA
- a CDS encoding catalase: MTENQNNNKLTTAAGAPVVDNQNSMSAGPRGPLLLQDVWLLEKLAHFDREVIPERRMHAKGSAAYGKFTVTNDITQYTKASIFSEIGKETEMFVRFSTVAGERGAADAERDIRGFSMRFYTEQGNWDLVGNNTPVFFFRDPLNFPDLNHAVKRDPRTNMRSANNNWDFWTSLPEALHQVTIVMSDRGIPSTYRNMHGFGSHTFSMINANNERVWVKFHMRSQQPIENLTDQEAELLIGKDRESHQRDLFDSIEQGNFPKWKMYIQVMTEEQANNMPYNPFDLTKVWYKKDFPLIEVGEWELNRNPENYFAEVEQAAFTPANVVPGISFSPDRMLQGRLFSYGDAQRYRLGVNHHQIPVNQPKCPVHSFHRDGAMRVDGNKGGTLHYEPNSYGQWKAQPEFKEPPLAINGEASIWDFREDDDNYYEQPGKLFNLMSPEQQQVLFENTARNMSGVEEHIKVRHIIHCYKADPAYGKGLAEAMDIPWGNIEAAMA, encoded by the coding sequence ATGACAGAGAATCAAAATAATAACAAATTGACAACTGCAGCTGGAGCACCTGTAGTAGATAATCAAAACTCCATGTCAGCTGGACCAAGAGGACCATTATTACTTCAAGACGTGTGGTTATTAGAAAAATTAGCTCACTTCGATAGAGAAGTTATTCCCGAGCGCCGCATGCATGCGAAAGGTTCTGCTGCTTACGGTAAATTTACTGTAACTAATGATATTACTCAATATACAAAAGCTAGTATTTTCTCCGAAATCGGAAAAGAAACAGAAATGTTCGTTCGTTTCTCTACAGTGGCTGGTGAACGTGGGGCTGCTGATGCAGAACGAGATATTCGTGGTTTTTCAATGCGATTCTACACTGAACAAGGTAACTGGGATTTAGTTGGTAATAATACTCCAGTATTTTTCTTCCGTGACCCACTTAACTTCCCAGATTTAAACCATGCAGTTAAACGTGACCCACGTACGAATATGCGTAGTGCAAATAACAACTGGGATTTCTGGACTTCTTTACCGGAAGCACTTCATCAAGTGACAATTGTCATGAGTGACCGTGGTATTCCTTCAACATACCGTAATATGCATGGATTTGGTAGCCACACTTTCAGCATGATCAATGCAAACAACGAACGTGTTTGGGTTAAGTTCCACATGCGCTCTCAACAACCTATCGAAAACTTAACAGATCAAGAAGCAGAATTGCTAATTGGTAAAGACCGTGAAAGTCATCAACGTGATCTTTTTGATAGTATTGAGCAAGGTAATTTCCCTAAATGGAAAATGTATATCCAAGTAATGACAGAAGAACAAGCAAATAATATGCCTTATAATCCTTTTGATTTAACAAAAGTTTGGTATAAAAAAGATTTCCCACTAATTGAAGTTGGTGAATGGGAATTAAATCGTAACCCAGAAAACTATTTTGCAGAAGTGGAACAAGCTGCTTTCACACCAGCGAATGTAGTACCTGGTATTAGCTTCTCCCCTGATAGAATGTTACAAGGACGCCTTTTCTCATATGGAGATGCTCAACGTTATCGTTTAGGAGTTAACCACCACCAAATTCCGGTTAACCAACCAAAATGTCCTGTTCATTCTTTCCATAGAGATGGTGCTATGCGTGTAGATGGCAATAAAGGCGGAACACTTCACTATGAACCAAACAGCTATGGTCAATGGAAAGCACAACCTGAATTCAAAGAGCCACCGTTAGCAATAAATGGCGAAGCATCAATTTGGGACTTCCGTGAAGACGATGACAATTACTATGAACAACCGGGTAAATTGTTCAATCTTATGAGTCCAGAACAACAACAAGTATTGTTTGAAAACACTGCTCGTAATATGAGTGGCGTAGAGGAACATATTAAAGTTCGCCACATCATTCATTGCTACAAAGCAGACCCAGCTTATGGTAAAGGCCTTGCAGAAGCAATGGATATCCCATGGGGCAATATTGAAGCTGCTATGGCTTAA
- a CDS encoding ABC transporter ATP-binding protein codes for MLKLQSINKIFNEATADEKIALDEINLELKAGDFVTVIGSNGAGKSTMMNMISGALTPDFGRILIDGKDVSKLAEYKRSQFIGRVFQDPMAGTAPSMTIEENLALAYSRNKKRGLKIGVDKKRREFFVQSLEMLHLNLENRLNAKVGLLSGGERQALSLLMATFTNPSILLLDEHTAALDPSRAELITNLTKQLVEKDKLTTLMVTHNMQQALDLGNRLIMMDKGQIILEVNEEEKKSLTIEKLMDEFQRIRGEKLTSDRTLLSV; via the coding sequence TTGCTTAAACTACAATCGATTAATAAAATATTTAATGAAGCGACTGCAGATGAAAAAATTGCACTTGATGAAATAAATTTAGAACTAAAAGCAGGGGATTTTGTAACAGTCATCGGAAGTAACGGGGCAGGAAAATCAACGATGATGAATATGATTTCTGGTGCACTAACACCAGATTTTGGACGTATTTTGATAGATGGAAAAGATGTATCTAAACTTGCAGAATATAAACGATCTCAGTTTATTGGTCGTGTATTCCAAGATCCAATGGCTGGGACTGCTCCTTCGATGACTATTGAAGAAAATCTAGCTCTTGCTTACTCAAGAAATAAAAAGCGCGGGTTAAAAATTGGTGTTGATAAAAAAAGACGAGAGTTTTTTGTACAATCGTTAGAAATGCTCCATTTAAATTTAGAAAATAGATTGAATGCAAAAGTTGGATTACTATCGGGAGGGGAGAGACAGGCGCTCTCTTTATTGATGGCGACATTTACGAATCCTTCCATTTTATTGTTAGATGAGCACACTGCTGCGCTTGACCCATCTAGAGCAGAGCTAATTACTAACCTAACAAAGCAACTTGTGGAGAAAGATAAACTGACAACACTAATGGTTACGCACAATATGCAACAAGCTTTGGATTTAGGAAATCGTTTAATTATGATGGATAAAGGCCAAATTATTTTAGAGGTAAATGAAGAAGAGAAAAAGTCACTCACAATTGAAAAGCTTATGGATGAATTCCAAAGGATTCGCGGTGAAAAGTTAACGAGTGATCGAACACTTTTATCAGTATAA